In one Brassica oleracea var. oleracea cultivar TO1000 chromosome C9, BOL, whole genome shotgun sequence genomic region, the following are encoded:
- the LOC106319218 gene encoding NAC domain-containing protein 62-like isoform X2, which translates to MEVLSLDALPVGFRFSPTDEELVRYYLRQKINGRDDDVRVIRAVDMCKYEPWDLPDLSVVRTMDSEWLFFCPLDRKYPSGSRMNRATIAGYWKATGKDRKVKSGSTKIIGVKRTLVFYTGRAPKGTRTCWIMHEYRATEKDLDGTKPGQNPFVICKLFKKQDVVSEASPECGVEPAVSSPTVVDEVRSEVELSEVSLAFPTKEEPKHSTDVAESSLVVYGECQSDISAPEVTTTELDHIDWRSYLEFESLDHTMFSPLHSQVQSELGSAFNGFQYGSNEPFRNQNDPHIQTQYGSNDPDQYMFDLLDLTFQIPYELPEMKHLAQPMPEQILYEPQSLVNTSNKINNDVSETGIKIRTRRAQAQGCAEQSVMQGNASRRLLLQVNHNSPKPDTDSIKKEVKETTKGCGSFMRSKSSSEFILKKVAAMGCSYRGLLKAGVVAVVFAMSVCSLTGQFR; encoded by the exons ATGGAAGTCTTATCGCTGGACGCACTACCGGTGGGATTCAGATTCAGTCCCACGGACGAGGAGCTAGTCCGTTACTATCTCCGTCAAAAGATCAACGGCCGCGACGACGACGTCAGAGTCATCCGTGCTGTCGATATGTGCAAGTATGAGCCATGGGATCTGCCTG ATCTTTCTGTGGTGAGGACAATGGACTCGGAGTGGCTCTTCTTCTGTCCGTTGGATAGGAAGTATCCGAGTGGGAGTAGGATGAATCGTGCCACTATTGCTGGATACTGGAAGGCTACTGGGAAAGACCGGAAAGTTAAGTCAGGGAGCACTAAGATCATAGGTGTTAAGAGGACTCTCGTCTTCTACACTGGTCGTGCTCCTAAGGGGACACGAACCTGTTGGATTATGCATGAGTATCGCGCCACCGAGAAGGATCTTGATGGAACCAAGCCTGGCCAG AACCCATTTGTTATATGCAAGTTGTTTAAGAAGCAAGATGTTGTGAGTGAAGCATCACCAGAATGTGGAGTCGAGCCAGCTGTCTCGTCTCCAACTGTTGTGGACGAGGTGAGGTCTGAGGTTGAACTGTCTGAAGTGTCTCTGGCTTTCCCTACAAAAGAGGAACCAAAGCATTCTACGGATGTTGCGGAGTCTTCTCTTGTAGTCTACGGCGAGTGTCAGAGTGATATCTCTGCCCCTGAGGTTACAACCACCGAG CTTGACCATATCGATTGGAGATCATATTTGGAGTTCGAGTCCCTGGACCACACTATGTTCTCCCCCTTGCACTCTCAGGTTCAATCTGAGCTCGGATCCGCTTTCAATGGTTTTCAGTATGGGTCAAACGAACCGTTCAGGAACCAGAATGATCCCCACATTCAGACGCAATACGGTTCGAACGACCCCGACCAATATATGTTCGACCTCTTGGATTTGACTTTCCAGATTCCTTATGAGTTACCGGAGATGAAACATCTAGCGCAACCGATGCCAGAACAGATTCTGTATGAGCCGCAGAGTCTTGTCAACACGAGTAACAAGATCAATAACGATGTATCTGAAACAGGAATCAAGATTAGGACACGAAGGGCACAGGCCCAGGGTTGTGCTGAACAGTCTGTAATGCAGGGCAATGCGTCAAGAAGGTTGCTTCTTCAGGTTAACCATAACAGTCCCAAGCCAGACACTGACAGTATCAAGAAAGAG GTCAAGGAGACAACGAAGGGATGTGGAAGTTTCATGAGATCAAAGAGCAGTAGTGAGTTCATACTCAAGAAGGTTGCAGCTATGGGATGTTCATACAGAGGGCTACTCAAAGCTGGCGTTGTAGCGGTTGTCTTTGCCATGTCGGTTTGCAGTCTAACCGGTCAATTCCGTTGA
- the LOC106319218 gene encoding NAC domain-containing protein 62-like isoform X1 — MEVLSLDALPVGFRFSPTDEELVRYYLRQKINGRDDDVRVIRAVDMCKYEPWDLPDLSVVRTMDSEWLFFCPLDRKYPSGSRMNRATIAGYWKATGKDRKVKSGSTKIIGVKRTLVFYTGRAPKGTRTCWIMHEYRATEKDLDGTKPGQNPFVICKLFKKQDVVSEASPECGVEPAVSSPTVVDEVRSEVELSEVSLAFPTKEEPKHSTDVAESSLVVYGECQSDISAPEVTTTEQLDHIDWRSYLEFESLDHTMFSPLHSQVQSELGSAFNGFQYGSNEPFRNQNDPHIQTQYGSNDPDQYMFDLLDLTFQIPYELPEMKHLAQPMPEQILYEPQSLVNTSNKINNDVSETGIKIRTRRAQAQGCAEQSVMQGNASRRLLLQVNHNSPKPDTDSIKKEVKETTKGCGSFMRSKSSSEFILKKVAAMGCSYRGLLKAGVVAVVFAMSVCSLTGQFR; from the exons ATGGAAGTCTTATCGCTGGACGCACTACCGGTGGGATTCAGATTCAGTCCCACGGACGAGGAGCTAGTCCGTTACTATCTCCGTCAAAAGATCAACGGCCGCGACGACGACGTCAGAGTCATCCGTGCTGTCGATATGTGCAAGTATGAGCCATGGGATCTGCCTG ATCTTTCTGTGGTGAGGACAATGGACTCGGAGTGGCTCTTCTTCTGTCCGTTGGATAGGAAGTATCCGAGTGGGAGTAGGATGAATCGTGCCACTATTGCTGGATACTGGAAGGCTACTGGGAAAGACCGGAAAGTTAAGTCAGGGAGCACTAAGATCATAGGTGTTAAGAGGACTCTCGTCTTCTACACTGGTCGTGCTCCTAAGGGGACACGAACCTGTTGGATTATGCATGAGTATCGCGCCACCGAGAAGGATCTTGATGGAACCAAGCCTGGCCAG AACCCATTTGTTATATGCAAGTTGTTTAAGAAGCAAGATGTTGTGAGTGAAGCATCACCAGAATGTGGAGTCGAGCCAGCTGTCTCGTCTCCAACTGTTGTGGACGAGGTGAGGTCTGAGGTTGAACTGTCTGAAGTGTCTCTGGCTTTCCCTACAAAAGAGGAACCAAAGCATTCTACGGATGTTGCGGAGTCTTCTCTTGTAGTCTACGGCGAGTGTCAGAGTGATATCTCTGCCCCTGAGGTTACAACCACCGAG CAGCTTGACCATATCGATTGGAGATCATATTTGGAGTTCGAGTCCCTGGACCACACTATGTTCTCCCCCTTGCACTCTCAGGTTCAATCTGAGCTCGGATCCGCTTTCAATGGTTTTCAGTATGGGTCAAACGAACCGTTCAGGAACCAGAATGATCCCCACATTCAGACGCAATACGGTTCGAACGACCCCGACCAATATATGTTCGACCTCTTGGATTTGACTTTCCAGATTCCTTATGAGTTACCGGAGATGAAACATCTAGCGCAACCGATGCCAGAACAGATTCTGTATGAGCCGCAGAGTCTTGTCAACACGAGTAACAAGATCAATAACGATGTATCTGAAACAGGAATCAAGATTAGGACACGAAGGGCACAGGCCCAGGGTTGTGCTGAACAGTCTGTAATGCAGGGCAATGCGTCAAGAAGGTTGCTTCTTCAGGTTAACCATAACAGTCCCAAGCCAGACACTGACAGTATCAAGAAAGAG GTCAAGGAGACAACGAAGGGATGTGGAAGTTTCATGAGATCAAAGAGCAGTAGTGAGTTCATACTCAAGAAGGTTGCAGCTATGGGATGTTCATACAGAGGGCTACTCAAAGCTGGCGTTGTAGCGGTTGTCTTTGCCATGTCGGTTTGCAGTCTAACCGGTCAATTCCGTTGA
- the LOC106313087 gene encoding ribosome-binding factor PSRP1, chloroplastic produces the protein MTTILGFSQTKFHHCNVSISSPPCSSSSTVVSMAGRRSDSKTLRSGFLGRITYQDRLPSTGRRSAIPAKMSWDGPLASVKLIIQGKNLELSEAIKQHVEDKVGKAVQKHSHLVREVDVRLSVRGGEFGKGPKIRRCEVTLFTKKHGVVRGEEDAETVYACIDLVSTIIQRKLRKIKEKDSDHGRHMKGFNRSQVRDPVIEPVVEDAEDVTESIPGGGEEEDDLIKEIVRTKYFEMPPLTVSEAVEQLELVAHDFYGFQNEETGEINIVYKRREGGYGLIIPKKDGKAQKVEPLSTEQLNEHSFAE, from the exons ATGACGACAATCTTAGGGTTCTCGCAGACCAAGTTTCACCACTGCAACGTCTCAATCTCTTCTCCACCATGCTCATCTTCTTCCACGGTGGTCTCAATGGCCGGGAGGCGCTCTGATTCCAAGACTCTCCGGTCAGGCTTCCTCGGCCGAATCACTTACCAAGATCGCCTACCCTCAACCGGTCGTAGAAGCGCAATACCAGCGAAAATGTCGTGGGACGGTCCTCTTGCTTCCGTCAAGCTGATCATCCAAGGCAAAAACCTCGAG TTATCAGAGGCAATCAAGCAGCACGTTGAGGATAAAGTAGGGAAAGCTGTTCAGAAACACAGTCATCTCGTCAGAGAAGTTGATGTGAGACTCTCTGTTCGAGGTGGAGAGTTTGGTAAAGGACCTAAGATTCGTAGATGCGAG GTAACATTGTTTACAAAGAAGCATGGTGTTGTGCGCGGTGAGGAAGATGCTGAGACGGTATACGCTTGTATCGACTTGGTATCAACGATAATACAGAGGAAGCTGAGGAAGATCAAGGAGAAGGACTCTGACCATGGAAGGCACATGAAAGGCTTTAACAGATCGCAGGTGAGAGATCCAGTGATAGAGCCTGTTGTGGAGGATGCTGAGGATGTTACTGAATCAATCCCTGGTGGAGGAGAAGAAGAGGATGATTTGATCAAAGAG ATTGTGCGTACCAAGTACTTTGAGATGCCACCATTGACGGTCTCCGAGGCAGTGGAGCAGCTGGAGTTAGTAGCTCACGATTTCTACGGCTTCCAGAATGAAGAAACCG GTGAGATAAACATAGTGTACAAGAGAAGAGAAGGAGGGTACGGTCTGATCATCCCTAAGAAAGATGGCAAGGCTCAGAAAGTTGAGCCGCTTTCAACCGAGCAATTGAATGAACACTCCTTTGCTGAGTAG
- the LOC106317589 gene encoding uncharacterized protein LOC106317589, translated as MLAVFHKSLAEPSLKLMGAVVFENPPTEQSEETMKELSRLFKDEHHDPMAIHLLPYCILNTALDHQSVITPSVLTVKDDVVCLFRGTFENRAEIATLYKLPTPKNDSAVVIWAYNKFCNQEDETEWLDAVKGFKGGFSFVMYDAKKKTLFVTSGLDGIPCFWGLGPQGTILFSSCLEIASTKCESFYGQLPKGCYYASGKGLRSFESPDVVLKAQFVPPDNQ; from the exons ATGCTCGCCGTCTTTCATAAATCCCTGGCGGAACCGTCTCTCAAACTGATGGGAGCGGTGGTGTTTGAGAATCCTCCGACGGAGCAGTCCGAGGAAACCATGAAAGAGCTGTCACGTCTCTTCAAAGACGAGCACCACGACCCCATGGCGATACACTTGCTTCCGTATTGCATTCTCAATACTGCGCTTGATCATCAATCCGTGATTACTCCAAG TGTTTTAACGGTTAAAGACGACGTCGTTTGTCTCTTCCGAGGAACTTTTGAGAACAGAGCGGAAATTGCGACTTTGTATAAACTTCCGACACCAAAAAACGATTCTGCTGTTGTGATCTGGGCTTACAATAAATTTTGTAATCAAGAGGACGAGACAGAATGGCTTGACGCAGTTAAAGGGTTCAAAGGCGGTTTCTCATTCGTCATGTATGATGCCAAGAAGAAAACCTTATTTGTCACTTCG GGTCTTGATGGCATTCCATGTTTCTGGGGACTTGGACCACAAGGAACCATTCTCTTCTCTTCTTGCTTGGAGATAGCGAGCACAAAGTGCGAGAGTTTCTATGGACAATTACCCAAAGGCTGTTACTATGCTAGTGGAAAAGGTTTAAGGAGTTTTGAGAGTCCAGATGTTGTGTTGAAGGCTCAGTTTGTACCACCAGATAACCAATAG
- the LOC106314136 gene encoding F-box/FBD/LRR-repeat protein At4g00160-like, translated as MEQRLRRRLGYVNADRISELPEALLVHILSLLPTTKHVIVTSVLSKGWRSLWKMVPRLVFASPNQKYEDNVISSMFCSASSLETLILKNSIHVDVPCPVSMKSLKTLHLKDVTYKDDESVRNLLSGCPSLEDLQVDRGYSIHDAKIFIIAAPSLKRLSICDPCNGREGGGYVINAPCLKYLEIEMIKGCDFCLIENSPELVEAAIRNVSWIVNETILRSLKPIKRLSLNLSPLEINCPTGTIFYQLVYLEVYTHKVEWWNLLILMLDNSPKLQVLKITDCLPCPYYGLVGKKLSEQEYVPECLLSQLETFVWKNYDWTSEEKKEVATYILRNAIRLKKAYFFINRITRKCNELEERLQMLKELVSNSCHFVSKYE; from the exons ATGGAACAAAG GTTGAGAAGAAGGCTAGGTTATGTGAATGCGGACAGGATTAGTGAGTTGCCTGAAGCTTTGCTAGTACATATACTGTCTTTGCTTCCAACAACAAAACATGTCATAGTCACAAGTGTTTTGTCTAAAGGATGGCGATCACTTTGGAAGATGGTCCCTAGGCTCGTGTTCGCATCTCCCAATCAGAAATATGAAGATAATGTTATTA GTAGCATGTTTTGCTCTGCTTCTTCACTTGAGACCTTGATACTCAAGAACTCGATCCATGTGGATGTTCCTTGTCCTGTTTCTATGAAGTCCCTTAAAACTCTTCACCTTAAAGATGTGACGTACAAAGACGACGAATCAGTTCGTAACCTTTTATCTGGCTGTCCTAGTCTTGAAGATTTGCAAGTGGATCGAGGTTACTCTATTCATGATGCAAAGATTTTCATTATTGCCGCGCCATCTTTGAAGAGACTTTCCATATGCGATCCCTGTAATGGACGAGAGGGTGGGGGCTACGTGATCAACGCTCCTTGTTTAAAATACTTGGAAATTGAGATGATAAAAGGTTGTGACTTCTGTCTGATTGAGAATTCGCCAGAGCTAGTTGAGGCAGCTATTAGAAACGTATCTTGGATAGTCAACGAGACGATTCTGAGATCTCTCAAACCAATCAAACGACTTTCCTTAAACTTATCACCCCTGGAG ATTAACTGTCCTACTGGTACTATCTTCTATCAGCTGGTATATTTAGAAGTGTACACACATAAAGTGGAGTGGTGGAATCTTCTTATCCTCATGCTCGATAACTCTCCTAAACTCCAAGTCCTCAAGATCACCGAT TGTTTGCCTTGTCCTTATTATGGTTTGGTCGGCAAGAAATTGAGTGAACAAGAGTATGTTCCTGAATGTTTGCTGTCCCAACTCGAGACATTTGTGTGGAAAAATTACGACTGGACAAGCGAAGAAAAGAAAGAAGTGGCTACTTATATTCTAAGGAACGCAATACGGTTGAAGAAGGCATATTTCTTCATTAACCGTATAACTAGAAAGTGTAACGAGTTGGAAGAGAGACTTCAAATGCTCAAGGAGCTGGTTTCAAATTCATGTCACTTCGTTTCTAAATATGAATGA
- the LOC106319402 gene encoding two-component response regulator-like APRR5 isoform X1, producing the protein MREMSDEVVEVTVVEKAAEAVGGKSARRRVQRKDAAEGGDGLVKWERFLPKIALRVLLVEADDSTRQIISALLRKCSYRVASVPDGLKAWEVLKGNPESVDLILTEVDLPSISGYALLTLIMEHDICKNIPIIMMSTQDSVNTVYKCMLKGAADYLVKPLRRNELRNLWQHVWRRRESSLSPGSFPLDESVSHQKPEGVSHQKPEGAQSSCTRPEMEGESADVEDSTKEAIDFIGASFTRNGQHNREESVRIELDLSLRRPNQSSGDKPSLHPSSGSAFTRYVHKPLQTQCSVSPLVPNQRKNVAASEDDNIVVTNQYNSSEPPPSAPRRNEASFYNSADSPSWPGQGSYPTRVPIKSIQFTSPNTTPASLSPSPSSISPHEYSSMFHPYNGNKPEGLQEQDVEERRHVSSATEHSTIGNHCTTSYIDYHHLHQQLVEKKNEEGYSSSVGKTQQSLREAALNKFRMKRKDRCFDKKVRYESRKKLAEQRPRIKGQFVRQVQSTETSTQAAPQ; encoded by the exons ATGCGAGAAATGAGCGACGAAGTTGTTGAGGTGACGGTGGTGGAGAAAGCAGCTGAGGCTGTCGGAGGGAAGTCAGCGCGGCGGAGAGTGCAGAGGAAGGATGCCGCAGAGGGGGGCGATGGTTTGGTGAAGTGGGAGAGGTTTCTCCCTAAAATCGCGTTGAGAGTTTTGCTCGTAGAAGCAGACGATTCCACCAGACAGATTATTTCTGCTCTCCTCAGGAAATGCAGTTACAGAG TTGCTTCTGTACCTGATGGCTTGAAAGCTTGGGAGGTGCTAAAAGGAAACCCCGAGAGCGTCGATCTGATACTCACAGAGGTTGATCTTCCTTCAATATCTGGATACGCTCTTCTTACACTTATCATGGAGCATGACATCTGCAAGAACATCCCTATCATAA TGATGTCGACACAGGACTCGGTGAATACTGTGTACAAGTGCATGTTGAAAGGTGCTGCTGACTATCTTGTTAAGCCATTGAGAAGGAATGAGCTGAGAAATCTCTGGCAACATGTCTGGAGAAGAAGAGAAAGT TCACTTTCTCCTGGTAGCTTTCCACTTGATGAGAGTGTCAGCCACCAGAAACCTGAGGGTGTCAGCCACCAGAAACCTGAGGGTGCTCAG AGCTCATGTACAAGACCAGAGATGGAAGGAGAGAGCGCAGACGTTGAGGATTCAACTAAAGAAGCCATTGACTTCATCGGAGCTTCGTTTACAAGAAACGGACAACACAACAGAGAAGAAAGTGTTAGGATAGAGCTTGATCTCTCCCTGAGAAGACCAAACCAATCTTCTGGAGACAAGCCCTCTCTTCATCCTTCTAGTGGCTCTGCTTTCACAAGGTATGTTCACAAGCCGCTGCAGACACAATGCTCGGTATCTCCCTTGGTTCCCAACCAGAGAAAGAATGTTGCGGCAAGTGAAGATGATAACATTGTGGTAACCAATCAATACAATTCATCTGAACCGCCACCAAGTGCTCCTAGAAGAAACGAGGCCAGCTTTTACAATAGTGCTGACTCACCTTCTTGGCCAGGACAAGGTTCTTACCCAACGCGAGTTCCCATCAAGAGTATACAGTTCACAAGTCCTAACACAACTCCTGCTTCATTGTCTCCAAGCCCTAGCTCCATTAGCCCGCATGAGTACAGTTCCATGTTTCACCCATACAACGGTAATAAACCTGAGGGTTTGCAAGAGCAGGATGTAGAGGAGAGAAGACACGTCTCTTCTGCAACCGAACATAGCACAATAGGGAACCACTGCACTACCAGCTACATTGATTATCATCATCTTCATCAGCAGCTTGTGGAGAAGAAGAATGAAGAAGGGTACTCGTCCTCTGTAGGGAAGACTCAGCAATCTCTTAGGGAAGCTGCTTTAAACAAGTTTAGGATGAAGCGCAAGGACAGGTGTTTTGATAAAAAG GTTCGTTATGAGAGCAGGAAGAAACTGGCAGAGCAACGGCCGAGAATTAAAGGGCAGTTCGTTCGTCAAGTCCAGTCCACTGAGACATCAACACAAGCAGCTCCACAATGA
- the LOC106319402 gene encoding two-component response regulator-like APRR5 isoform X2, with product MREMSDEVVEVTVVEKAAEAVGGKSARRRVQRKDAAEGGDGLVKWERFLPKIALRVLLVEADDSTRQIISALLRKCSYRVASVPDGLKAWEVLKGNPESVDLILTEVDLPSISGYALLTLIMEHDICKNIPIIMMSTQDSVNTVYKCMLKGAADYLVKPLRRNELRNLWQHVWRRRESSSCTRPEMEGESADVEDSTKEAIDFIGASFTRNGQHNREESVRIELDLSLRRPNQSSGDKPSLHPSSGSAFTRYVHKPLQTQCSVSPLVPNQRKNVAASEDDNIVVTNQYNSSEPPPSAPRRNEASFYNSADSPSWPGQGSYPTRVPIKSIQFTSPNTTPASLSPSPSSISPHEYSSMFHPYNGNKPEGLQEQDVEERRHVSSATEHSTIGNHCTTSYIDYHHLHQQLVEKKNEEGYSSSVGKTQQSLREAALNKFRMKRKDRCFDKKVRYESRKKLAEQRPRIKGQFVRQVQSTETSTQAAPQ from the exons ATGCGAGAAATGAGCGACGAAGTTGTTGAGGTGACGGTGGTGGAGAAAGCAGCTGAGGCTGTCGGAGGGAAGTCAGCGCGGCGGAGAGTGCAGAGGAAGGATGCCGCAGAGGGGGGCGATGGTTTGGTGAAGTGGGAGAGGTTTCTCCCTAAAATCGCGTTGAGAGTTTTGCTCGTAGAAGCAGACGATTCCACCAGACAGATTATTTCTGCTCTCCTCAGGAAATGCAGTTACAGAG TTGCTTCTGTACCTGATGGCTTGAAAGCTTGGGAGGTGCTAAAAGGAAACCCCGAGAGCGTCGATCTGATACTCACAGAGGTTGATCTTCCTTCAATATCTGGATACGCTCTTCTTACACTTATCATGGAGCATGACATCTGCAAGAACATCCCTATCATAA TGATGTCGACACAGGACTCGGTGAATACTGTGTACAAGTGCATGTTGAAAGGTGCTGCTGACTATCTTGTTAAGCCATTGAGAAGGAATGAGCTGAGAAATCTCTGGCAACATGTCTGGAGAAGAAGAGAAAGT AGCTCATGTACAAGACCAGAGATGGAAGGAGAGAGCGCAGACGTTGAGGATTCAACTAAAGAAGCCATTGACTTCATCGGAGCTTCGTTTACAAGAAACGGACAACACAACAGAGAAGAAAGTGTTAGGATAGAGCTTGATCTCTCCCTGAGAAGACCAAACCAATCTTCTGGAGACAAGCCCTCTCTTCATCCTTCTAGTGGCTCTGCTTTCACAAGGTATGTTCACAAGCCGCTGCAGACACAATGCTCGGTATCTCCCTTGGTTCCCAACCAGAGAAAGAATGTTGCGGCAAGTGAAGATGATAACATTGTGGTAACCAATCAATACAATTCATCTGAACCGCCACCAAGTGCTCCTAGAAGAAACGAGGCCAGCTTTTACAATAGTGCTGACTCACCTTCTTGGCCAGGACAAGGTTCTTACCCAACGCGAGTTCCCATCAAGAGTATACAGTTCACAAGTCCTAACACAACTCCTGCTTCATTGTCTCCAAGCCCTAGCTCCATTAGCCCGCATGAGTACAGTTCCATGTTTCACCCATACAACGGTAATAAACCTGAGGGTTTGCAAGAGCAGGATGTAGAGGAGAGAAGACACGTCTCTTCTGCAACCGAACATAGCACAATAGGGAACCACTGCACTACCAGCTACATTGATTATCATCATCTTCATCAGCAGCTTGTGGAGAAGAAGAATGAAGAAGGGTACTCGTCCTCTGTAGGGAAGACTCAGCAATCTCTTAGGGAAGCTGCTTTAAACAAGTTTAGGATGAAGCGCAAGGACAGGTGTTTTGATAAAAAG GTTCGTTATGAGAGCAGGAAGAAACTGGCAGAGCAACGGCCGAGAATTAAAGGGCAGTTCGTTCGTCAAGTCCAGTCCACTGAGACATCAACACAAGCAGCTCCACAATGA
- the LOC106319403 gene encoding uncharacterized protein LOC106319403, with amino-acid sequence MFLGPSPPHTPPRNRRNNHRPPHATVSSALPDLFLAAFSLLFLWSSPKPLVSLPPNRLSFPLTPRRRSTTSMSRRSPPSPPPPPQRFANAQSLSDWLESRLPSDSFAAWGVKPGTKNVHNLWLELSDGETSLADSTPPVRTVNVVTVRVIGEDGKVLVESHQELSDGSVRERFRPLSEKMKPEETPDEAAFRAIKEELGSIFKSENDVGERIKILPGTYSRRVEERNSLSYPGLPARYALHSVDATVRGLPEEDFCTEEKEYGGESKEDSEETRAVGKAVTVKRHYWKWVSPSSVRA; translated from the coding sequence ATGTTCCTCGGCCCATCTCCACCGCACACGCCTCCCCGAAACCGCCGTAACAACCACAGACCTCCTCACGCAACCGTCTCTTCCGCCCTTCCTGACCTCTTCCTCGCAGCGTTCTCTCTCCTCTTCCTCTGGTCTTCCCCCAAACCTCTCGTCTCCCTCCCTCCCAACAGACTCTCCTTCCCTCTAACTCCTCGCCGCCGATCCACCACCTCCATGTCCCGCCGATCTCCTCCCTCTCCTCCGCCGCCGCCGCAGCGCTTCGCCAACGCTCAGTCTCTCTCCGATTGGCTCGAGTCGAGACTGCCTTCAGACTCGTTCGCCGCATGGGGAGTCAAACCGGGGACCAAGAACGTCCACAACCTCTGGCTTGAGCTCTCCGACGGCGAGACCTCTCTCGCGGACTCCACCCCTCCGGTACGCACCGTCAACGTCGTCACGGTCCGTGTGATCGGAGAAGACGGTAAAGTCCTCGTGGAGTCTCACCAGGAGTTATCCGACGGGAGCGTGCGCGAGAGGTTTCGTCCTTTGTCGGAGAAGATGAAGCCCGAGGAGACTCCCGACGAAGCTGCCTTTCGAGCTATTAAAGAAGAGCTCGGGTCTATCTTTAAAAGCGAAAACGACGTCGGAGAGAGGATCAAGATTCTTCCCGGGACTTACAGTAGAAGAGTGGAGGAAAGGAACTCGCTTTCGTATCCGGGACTACCAGCTCGTTACGCTTTGCACTCGGTGGATGCGACGGTGCGGGGTCTACCGGAGGAAGATTTCTGCACGGAGGAGAAAGAGTACGGCGGTGAGTCAAAGGAAGACTCGGAGGAAACACGAGCTGTCGGAAAAGCTGTGACGGTGAAGCGGCATTACTGGAAATGGGTTAGTCCTAGTTCGGTTCGAGCCTAA
- the LOC106317222 gene encoding phosphatidylinositol 4-kinase gamma 3-like, which yields MVKCLHKDFNHPNGYSFSQENAKIGSLQMFVSNVGTCEDMGYGVFPVDQVHKISVLDIRLANADRHGGNILVSRDGNDGQIVLTPIDHGYCFPNKFEDCTFEWLYWPQAKEPYTSETLEYIKTLDAEKDIELLKSHGWEIPPSCARVFRISTMLLKKGAEKGLTPFAIGSIMCRETLEKESVIEQIIYEAEAIWSPETTEEEFTSTVSDIMDRYLDQCSLN from the exons ATGGTCAAATGCTTGCACAAAGATTTCAACCATCCCAATGGTTATAGTTTCTCTCAAGAGAACGCAAAGATTGGTTCGTTGCAGATGTTTGTGAGTAACGTTGGAACTTGTGAAGATATGGGATACGGAGTCTTCCCTGTTGATCAGGTTCACAAGATCTCGGTTCTAGACATTAGGCTGGCTAATGCAGATCGTCACGGTGGTAACATTTTGGTTAGCCGAGATGGAAATGATGGTCAGATCGTGCTTACTCCCATCGACCACGGCTATTGCTTTCCAAATAAG TTTGAAGACTGCACATTCGAGTGGCTATACTGGCCTCAAGCAAAAGAGCCATACACTTCAGAGACATTGGAATACATCAAAACCTTGGACGCTGAGAAAGACATTGAACTTCTGAAATCCCACGGTTGGGAGATTCCGCCTTCATGCGCCCGTGTCTTCCGCATCTCGACCATGCTTCTCAAGAAAGGTGCTGAAAAGGGTCTCACGCCTTTTGCCATCGGAAGCATTATGTGCAGAGAAACACTCGAGAAAGAATCTGTGATCGAACAAATCATCTATGAGGCTGAAGCAATATGGTCCCCAGAGACAACAGAAGAGGAGTTTACCAGCACCGTCTCTGATATTATGGATCGCTACCTCGACCAGTGTTCTCTGAACTGA